DNA from Actinomycetota bacterium:
GCAGCAACTTTCTTTGCTTCTGTAAGACCACCCATTCTTCTAATATCCGGCTGGATAATATCAACTACTTTTTGCGATATAAGCTGGGCAAATCCGAATCTTGTATATTCATGTTCGCCGGCTGCAATTGGTGTAGATACTTTTGTTTTAAGATATTTGTAGCCTTCAATATTATCAGGCAAAAGCGGCTCTTCCACCCAGGTAAGATTATACTTCTCAAGTCTTTTAATCATTTCCACCGAATAATCAAGGTCGTTCCATCCCATATATGCGTCTATCATTAATTCAATCTCATCTCCAACTGCCTCTCTTACAGTTTTGACAAGCATTTCATTTCTTTTCATGCCTTTAAATCCTTCCCTGGGACCTGTGCACATCCTTTGCTTTAATCCAAGATAGCCCTGCTTAACATAATCTTTTGCCTCAAGAGCCAGCTTTTCATAATCAGGATTGTATATATCGCTGGGATGCAGATTGGATGCATATAGTTTTACCTTGTCTTTTGTTTTTCCTCCCAGAAGCTTATAGACAGGAACCTTAAGGGCTTTTCCTTTTAAATCCCATAAAGCATTGTCAACACCGCTTATTGCTTCGATTGCAGCACCTTTGCGTCCAAAAACAATAGAAGCCCGATACATTTTATCCCATAAAGCCTCGGAATCAAAAGGATCCGCTCCTATAAGATAATTTTTATAATGGTTTTCTATAAGGATTCTTCCCGCTGCTGCAGTACCGCCGCAGCAAAAACCATAGCCCTCAATACCGCTGTCTGTCTTTATTATAACTATGGGAACTATCCAGTCAGTACCGCCTGTCCACATCCCCCGATCGGTTGCATATTCCTCATAGGGTTCCATCACTCCAACCAAAGGAGAATATCTTATAAATTTGGCAAATCCCTCTGATTTTGTTGCGGCAATATCAATTACCTGAACGTCTGTAATCTTCATTTAACACCCGTCTTTATTTAAAAATTTTATTATAATAAATCTTTATTTTATATCTTTGCCCTACAAAACAATTGATTTTATTTATTTTATCAGACCGGAAGGAAAATCTTTATCCAGAATATCAGGATCATGGCTTGTCAGAACAATATCAGCCCTGCTGCTGATTTTCTTATATGCTTCAAAGCATTCCCAGAGATTATAAAATAGTCCGACAGGATGATTGTTTTTTACATTACTTTTTAAAAAAGCCACATCTGAAGTCATTACAACCTTTCCTGATTGTGTCTCTGCTTCCACAGCCATACAGCAGGGCGTATGTCCTCCGACATAAAATACTTTAAGCCCGGGTAGTATTTCTTCTTCTTCGCCAGCGAGAATTATTTTTTCTGCAGGTAGTGAAGAGATATATTGTATCGGTTCAGTCGGGAAAAGTGCATCATTATAATAATAAGGTCTTTTCTTTTTCATATACTCAAGCCAGCCTTTGCGAGATAATACGACTTTGGCATTTTTAAAAATCCCGACATTTGATGAATGATCATGATGAAGGTGGCTTATTATCACATAATCTACTTTTTCCGGGATGATCCTTCTTTTTTTGATATAGGACTGTATTCTTTCCTCTTCAGGAAGATCAAAGCTGATTTTCCCCTTAAATTCTTTAAAAAGCATTTTATTTATAATATCGGTATCTCCGCATCCGGTATCTACAAGAATGGTTCTGTTTCCGGACTTTAGCTGAAAAAAATAAGTATGAAGATTATAACTATTGTCCCATTCGCTCAGATAAAACATTTCAGGTCCGGGAGCGCTTGTCTGCCCGTTCTTAAAAATCTCAATTGAATATTTCATAACAGCCAAACCTTTTTAAATATTTAACACAATATTTTTATTTATTTTATTGCTCTTGTTCTGAAACATTGATAAGCATTCCGTTATTTATCATTATTCCGCCTTCTACAAAAATAGTTGAGCCCGTGACATAATCGCAGTCAGCCGATGAAAGAAAAACTGCAGCCTTTCCCATATCTTCAGGTGTTCCCCATCTATGAAGCGGAATTATTTTATTTAATCTGTCAACCAGTCCCGGAAATTCTTCTATCTGTACCTTATTTATATCTGTAATTACTGCGCCGGCTGCAATGGTATTGACATTTATCTTATACTCAGCCAGTTCAAGCGCCATGCTCTTGGCAAGCATTTTTATAGCACTCTTAGTTATACTGTATACGCCCTGGCTGCCGTTTGGTACTTCCTGATTAAAAGAAGTTACAAAAACTATTTTGCCGCCTTTATTTCTTTTAACAAGGTATCTTGCAACTTCCTGCCCGACATTAAAAGCTCCCACCAGATTTATATTCATCTGAAAATCCCAGGCTTCCTTGGTAATCTCCAGAAAAGGCTCAAACTTTACAACCCCGGCATTATTAATAAGTATATCAAGCTCATTTTTAGAAATTATTTCAGAAATCATTCTGTCAACTTCACATCTGTTTGAAACATCTGCTTTGATGCTATAGGCTTGTACTCCAAGATTTTTTAATTCCTTAACAGTTTCCTCTGCCTTTCCGGGGTCAGAAACATAATTAACAACAACATTGCATCCTTCTTTGGCAAGTTCAATGCTTATACCTTTCCCTATGCCTCTTCCACCACCTGTAATCAGTGCCCATTTATTTTTTAGTCTCATAACTGCTCCAAATTATTTTTATTTAAATATTTTAATTAATTTTCCTTTAATGCATCAGCTTTCCGTTTTCATAGCTGAATATCAGCGGAAGTTCTTTCATGCTTTCATTAAGTTCCGGAACAGATTTAGTCATTGCAAGTGTAATTGCATTCCACCTCTTCAAGCCTTCATCACTTTCAAAAACCTCAAGCATCTTTTTTTTGTCTTCTACTTCAAGATAAATAAAAACAAGGTTTTTAAAGATTGCAATCTCTTCTTTTATTACTCCGGCCTTTTTATTTACCTGTATTATTTCAGGCCACACATTTTCTTTTTTATGAATTTTTATATAATTTTCTATTTCATCTTCTTTAAGTTCCATTAGCCAGATGATTCTTTCCATAATAGCTCCAAGATAAAAAAAATTCTTTATTAGTAGTTCTTTTTTATAAAAATAATAAGTGTTTGGTTGGTCAAGATAATTTATAGGGGGCTTTTATTTAAGCCCCCTATAAATACTTAAATCAGGTCTTTAAATTCGTCAATATTGTCTTTATTAAATCTGAATAAAGAATCGCCTAAAAATACAAGACCTTGTTCATCACCAGCTTGTTCTCCAATAGTATACTTGCCAAGTCTTCCGGCTTCAAATGTTTCTCCCGGTTTGCCGGTAATAGCACCGGTAGCCAATAAATGAGTGGAATATGCATTTACATAACCAAGATCAATAGGGTTCCATAGAGCAAATATAGGAGACGCACCATTTTTTACATATTCAGCCATTTCGCTAGGCATACCCAGTCCGGTTACAAAGACTTTTCCAATCATGTCTTCGTCAGTCACAGCTCTTGCTGTAGCTGCAACTCCAACCGTTGTAGGAGCTATTATCCCTTTTAAATCCGGATAAGATTTAAACAAGCCAAGTGCTTCATTATAGCTCTTTTCCCTGACATCATCTCCATAAACAACACTGACAAGTTCTATTTTTGAATACTCAGGCTTCTCCAATTCTTCTTTCATGTATTCAATCCATGTGTTTTGATTGGCCATTGTGGCGGCAGCACTTAAAATCGCTATCTGCCCTTCACCATCTATCAGTTCAGAAATAATTTTCACCTGATCAATACCAATTACTTTCTGGTCTACGGGTTCAACAGAAAGTTGCCTGCTTCCAGGAACATTTCCGGATTCCCATCCTACAACTGCAATGCCTGCATCCATAGCTTTTTTTGCAACTGAGGCGATTGATTGAGGATCATTTGCTACATAAGTAATACCATCAACTTTCTGTGCAATGAGCTGCTCCATTATCTCTATCTGACCCTCTGGAGTAGGTTGTTCCGGACCTCTGAATATTGATTCATCTCCTAATTCTGCTGCAGCTTCATCCCAGCCTTTTTTAATAGCATCGAAAAAAGGATTGCCTATATTTTTTACTACCAAAGCAATTTTAAGACCGCCTTCCTTTGCTGCACCAGCTCCTTCTGTAACAGCAGCTTTTGTTTTGCACCCTATCCCAAAAGATAGTGTTAAAACAATACATACAATAAAGAAAGTAAAAATCATTACTTTTCTTTTCATGTATCCTCCTCTCTTTTGATAAATTATTTATTAATTATCTGAATAGCCGCTAAAATTAATTTCTATTGCCGTAAAGGCTTTGGTTTTGTGAAATTTTTTACAAAATTGTTGATAAGTATAGATAAAATCAGAAGGGTGCCTGAAATTATCAACATAATCTGCCCCGGAACATTATGAAGCCCCAGGCCATATCTTATAGTTCCTATCAGAAATATTGATATAATTACACCGGGCATAGTGCCTGTTCCTCCAGACATCATTACCCCTCCCAGAATTACGATAGTTATTATTTCCAGCTCAAATCCTGTTGCCAGATTTGGTCTGGTATTTCCTATTCTGGCAGTTAAAAACATTGCAGCAAAACTGGAAATAAAGCCGGAAAGAGTAAATAAAATCAATTTTATTTTTTTTACCGGTATTCCTGATGCAAAACAGGAATTTTCATTCCATCCTATTGCATATATCATTCTACCCATAAAAGTTTTGTGAAGAACCAGAGAAAATATGATGGCAAGCACAATAAAAACAATAAGAGGGAATGGTATTTTTGTATTGCCGATATAACCCTGACCAAGATAAGTAAATTTTTCCGTAAAACCGCTGACTGCTTTATCCCCAAGTATTACATAAGAAATCCCTCTGTAAAATGAAAAAGTAGCCAGGGTTATTATCATAGACGGCAAAGAAAGTCTTGTTATTATAAATCCGTTTAAAAAACCGCAGAAAGTTCCTGCCAGTATGCCTAATAGTACTGATATCCATATATTTATTCCTGATTGAAAGCTTACAGCCATTACTACTGACGACAGACTCATTGTCGATGCAACTGAAAGATCAATATTGCCTGTAATTATTATGAGTGTCATAATAAGAGCAATCAGACCCTTTTCCATAAAAATAAAAGTCATATCAAGTATATTCCGGGCATTGAGATAATGAGGTGTGGTAAAACTCATTATAATATTGAAAATTATAAATATAAGAAACAACATTGTTTCCCATCTGGAAAATACTGATTTAAAGCGATTACTCTTTTTAACCATATCTGTCATTTTATATATGCTTTCTTTCTTTCAATGCTTTATTTATATTTCTTGCAAGAACTGCGTCAATAATTACCGCTACCAAAATGATTCCTCCATTGATCGCCAGTTTCCAGAATGGAGATACCCCGATTAGATTTAAAGAACTGTTAATTGCACCTATAAGAATTGAGCCAAATAATACTCCCCATATTGACCCTGAACCGCCAGCTATAGCTACCCCTCCCAGAATTACTGCTGTAATTGTAGTAAATTCAAATCCTGAAGCAGAATCTGTCTGTGCTGAAGTATATCTGGCAACCCATAAAACTCCTGCCATTCCAACAAGTATTCCGGTAATGATATAGGTAAGAAAAATTGTCTTTTTTATATTTATGCCTATGATTTTTGCACTTTCAGGACTGCTTCCGGTTGCATATGTTTCCCGACCGGCAGTAGTGTGATTCAAGAAGTAATAAAAAAT
Protein-coding regions in this window:
- a CDS encoding ABC transporter permease; translation: MTDMVKKSNRFKSVFSRWETMLFLIFIIFNIIMSFTTPHYLNARNILDMTFIFMEKGLIALIMTLIIITGNIDLSVASTMSLSSVVMAVSFQSGINIWISVLLGILAGTFCGFLNGFIITRLSLPSMIITLATFSFYRGISYVILGDKAVSGFTEKFTYLGQGYIGNTKIPFPLIVFIVLAIIFSLVLHKTFMGRMIYAIGWNENSCFASGIPVKKIKLILFTLSGFISSFAAMFLTARIGNTRPNLATGFELEIITIVILGGVMMSGGTGTMPGVIISIFLIGTIRYGLGLHNVPGQIMLIISGTLLILSILINNFVKNFTKPKPLRQ
- the rhaS gene encoding rhamnose ABC transporter substrate-binding protein; this encodes MKRKVMIFTFFIVCIVLTLSFGIGCKTKAAVTEGAGAAKEGGLKIALVVKNIGNPFFDAIKKGWDEAAAELGDESIFRGPEQPTPEGQIEIMEQLIAQKVDGITYVANDPQSIASVAKKAMDAGIAVVGWESGNVPGSRQLSVEPVDQKVIGIDQVKIISELIDGEGQIAILSAAATMANQNTWIEYMKEELEKPEYSKIELVSVVYGDDVREKSYNEALGLFKSYPDLKGIIAPTTVGVAATARAVTDEDMIGKVFVTGLGMPSEMAEYVKNGASPIFALWNPIDLGYVNAYSTHLLATGAITGKPGETFEAGRLGKYTIGEQAGDEQGLVFLGDSLFRFNKDNIDEFKDLI
- a CDS encoding SDR family oxidoreductase is translated as MRLKNKWALITGGGRGIGKGISIELAKEGCNVVVNYVSDPGKAEETVKELKNLGVQAYSIKADVSNRCEVDRMISEIISKNELDILINNAGVVKFEPFLEITKEAWDFQMNINLVGAFNVGQEVARYLVKRNKGGKIVFVTSFNQEVPNGSQGVYSITKSAIKMLAKSMALELAEYKINVNTIAAGAVITDINKVQIEEFPGLVDRLNKIIPLHRWGTPEDMGKAAVFLSSADCDYVTGSTIFVEGGIMINNGMLINVSEQEQ
- a CDS encoding MBL fold metallo-hydrolase, with amino-acid sequence MKYSIEIFKNGQTSAPGPEMFYLSEWDNSYNLHTYFFQLKSGNRTILVDTGCGDTDIINKMLFKEFKGKISFDLPEEERIQSYIKKRRIIPEKVDYVIISHLHHDHSSNVGIFKNAKVVLSRKGWLEYMKKKRPYYYNDALFPTEPIQYISSLPAEKIILAGEEEEILPGLKVFYVGGHTPCCMAVEAETQSGKVVMTSDVAFLKSNVKNNHPVGLFYNLWECFEAYKKISSRADIVLTSHDPDILDKDFPSGLIK
- a CDS encoding L-rhamnose mutarotase; the encoded protein is MERIIWLMELKEDEIENYIKIHKKENVWPEIIQVNKKAGVIKEEIAIFKNLVFIYLEVEDKKKMLEVFESDEGLKRWNAITLAMTKSVPELNESMKELPLIFSYENGKLMH
- a CDS encoding L-rhamnonate dehydratase — protein: MKITDVQVIDIAATKSEGFAKFIRYSPLVGVMEPYEEYATDRGMWTGGTDWIVPIVIIKTDSGIEGYGFCCGGTAAAGRILIENHYKNYLIGADPFDSEALWDKMYRASIVFGRKGAAIEAISGVDNALWDLKGKALKVPVYKLLGGKTKDKVKLYASNLHPSDIYNPDYEKLALEAKDYVKQGYLGLKQRMCTGPREGFKGMKRNEMLVKTVREAVGDEIELMIDAYMGWNDLDYSVEMIKRLEKYNLTWVEEPLLPDNIEGYKYLKTKVSTPIAAGEHEYTRFGFAQLISQKVVDIIQPDIRRMGGLTEAKKVAAIAEAFGVPLAPHVSYAETLHFVMSCPSVKWAEDTCVPSWEKKEQKGGFSDAYILGSPGAEDGFMEIDEDKPGFGITLNMEVIEKLKI